In Gammaproteobacteria bacterium, the DNA window ACTTAAGGCTATTGTTTGGGGAATTATCTATTGTATATTTCAACCTGCTGATTGAGCCCGGGGTAATGCTAGCTGGCGAAAATTCAGAGGTGAATCCAGGGCGAGCAGTATCAACGGTTAAGTTTGCACTTGCTGTGCCAGCACTGCCAGCGCTGGTTGATAAATCCCCGGTTGTATTAGTGAATGCTCCGCCAGTAGTACCAGTTACATCAACAGTTAACGTACAAATACTGCCAGCTCCTAATCGATAACCACTAAAGGTCACTAAATCTGTACCTGCTGTTGCAACATAAATACCATTTGTACAAGTAGAGGTCGCGTTAGCAGGATTGGCAATTAAGAGTCCTGTTGGCAGAGTATTACTAAATGTCAGATCACTAGTACCTGTTGTTTTAGCACTATTATCAATAGTATAAGTTAGCGTTGTAATAGCGCCTGGCCCAATTGTCGTCGGACTAAAAACCGTAGTAAAATTGGGAGCAGCGTAGATTTCAAAACTCACGGCTAAGCTAATAAGCAGAAAACAAGATCTAAGTAGAAAAAAAGATCGAAATAAAGAGTTTTGTATTTTATTCATTAATTATTCCGTTCTGTGTTTTTCTGGCGTAACACCTGATCCAAGTAAGCCCTAACAGCATTATCAGAATCATGCCCATGCTTCCTCCTGAACCTGATTTCGTTTCAGGTATTGCGTCTACAGTGATATCTACCGTACCGTCACTTTCGCCACCGTTACCATCAGTTATGGTGTAGTTAACAAGGTCATTACCATCAAACCCTAGTTTTGGCTGATAAACCAGCTGGTTATTACTAATGCTAACAACTCCCTGCTGGGCTGAGGCGAAACTAATAGTTAAATTATCACCATCAAGATCTGTGTCATTAGCTAGTATGTCTATGGTTATGTTATTGCGTTCGGTGGTTGTTGCGCTATCGGCGACGGCCTCGGGCGCTCGGTTACTTTGGCTGATATCTATTTGCAGTACGCCACCGCTAAACCCGCCTTGACCGTCAGTGATAGTATATTCAATACGTGCACTGCCAACATATTCAGGCTCAGGGCTGTACTGTAATTGATTGTCTATCACT includes these proteins:
- a CDS encoding tandem-95 repeat protein; amino-acid sequence: DGNGGSASATVTVLVVDTNQLPLAQNDTASTNDMTDIMIDVLANDSDDDNDILSLDSVSTSQGQVQVIDNQLQYSPEPEYVGSARIEYTITDGQGGFSGGVLQIDISQSNRAPEAVADSATTTERNNITIDILANDTDLDGDNLTISFASAQQGVVSISNNQLVYQPKLGFDGNDLVNYTITDGNGGESDGTVDITVDAIPETKSGSGGSMGMILIMLLGLTWIRCYARKTQNGIINE